The genomic stretch atcattggtttaaataaatacagattttctatattaatttattcaatggaTACATATATTCTCCGATGATTTtttacgtgaaaaaaattattgactgAAAAGAttacttttcataatttttatttctttttccaatATCTTttaactaattgtaagattgGTTTAATTTGCGAGATTtagtaaagaaatatattacaaaaatattgtacaagatAAGATATATGTAGATCAAAAGCaagcataaaaatgttattttgaattatttcacCTGTAATCAATGACGATCCAATCTTTAAAATCCTGaatcacataattaattttcgagagaaacatatttttatttaaaagaacgtTTTTGAGATTGAGAAAAAAACTGTTGTTAACTTGATTAAATTTGCCCATCTAATTACtatttctttgtatttctttaattgaaatatttaaggcaaatacaatatattaaatctaacatGACATATAATTGACTTAaacacttaaatatttcaattaaagaattacaaaaaaaatagtaattaattggACGAATTTAGTCAAGtgaactttttttctcagtgcatGAATTCTTTCTATATGTATTAATCGTACAACAAAAATAGCTAgagacatataaaaatagttcactaaaaatataaaacatttgttgAATTAGAAATATGAATCTGAAAGGATACATATAACTAACTTTGCgtgattagattttttaaacattacttTCATGAATTTTCGCTAATTTGCCATTTAAATAACTGGTTTCTTAGTTTCATCTTCGCTCGAAAGTGCTCGTAAGTTGTGGGGAGTAATCTCAACTTTGTCGCATAAGAGGCGAGTTATAATCAAGAGTGACTTATGGCATAATTAGCACATTTCCCAGTTTCGAGTAACGGCCGCCTTCTTGCGACGAGTGCTCACTCGCAAGAAGGAATCCGTGTTCGCGAAGCAGGCAATTAGTGCGGAGAATTGTTCTTTTGATGGAAAGATTTCCATCGGGTTATCTCCACGTCtgaattctaaaattttgaatatttaagcTCAGAACTTGATCTCTTTAATCTTACCATTCTCTTGTGCAACTTGACGAAAAAGCTTTTAAGCCAGTCCCTAACcgtatataattcaaaacttTAACAAGGTAAAAGCTCTCTgagtattaataattgaaatcatCAAAAGGAGTTATTCCTTTACACGATATTTACGTCTGTGTGTGACTGGCGTATCATTTCATTCTAGCTACTAAATCAAAGAAATTGCTTCGAGATAAACTGAGGCAAGTTTACGCAGCAATTTACTTTGTTCCGCAAAATATTCCATATCAGATGTTTCAGATTTTAGAGATTtaagacatatatttttaaaaacaaaacgaCTAACTTTAcacataacattaatattaaaattctttataaatatatacatataaaaatatgttggaaataaaaattttttatagttaaaattaatgcatttaaatgcatttaactctgaaaacattatttttatgcataatattatgAGTTTTCTTTAGTAAatgaaattcatttattaaataaatagagagcAAATGTTGATACATGGGAAAAAGCACGTATCTTATTTAGAACAAAAATCCCAAAAATGCGGAAAAATACTTTTCtgcaatgtatattataatgtatattcgCCTTGCTCGATACTTGGCAAccaaatattgaaacaaatcACTTCGGATTTCTTGCAAGCGCGCCCGATGGGCGAATTAAATGAGGTCGAAATGATTTATCGGTGTGGTTGGCTGGAAGATGTGAGGCACTATATTATTCGATGGGTGGGTCACCTGCCTATAACCATAAGAAATGACCCAAATTCGCGCCGCATCTTCCTGCCAACTCCCTGGACAGTGTATATCAAGGTTTCTGCATACGTAACTCTCCTCGTCCTCCTTTCGAGAATGCGCGATATAAGTTTTTACCGATCGAAAACTTTCAGTCGTATAAGCAAAAGTCCCGATTGTTCCACTTCGGCAACGCGAAACTGGCCATCGAGGGCAAATTGCAGATTACTCTTGGTCGCGCGAGCTTTACGACGAAGTTCGTAAACGAGATTGCTTTTATGCACAGGGCGTGCCCGTCGTTtcttctatctatctatctatctaatgTTACAATGCGTCCacataatttctctctttacatgtatattttgtaatcttgCGTAAACCTACGACGGATTTTCTTTCAAAGTGtgctttgataaaaatgataaaaacatgATAGCTTCTTTTTGCGatgataaagatatatgtattattacatttttttttttacagaactATTTGGCgcattttcaagatatataaaataaagtatttataaataatatgtctataaagtttaatttttttttttatttaacttaattttattaattttatttaactgcATTCTTAAGTATGGGCTTTAcctatgattataaatatttattagtctgctttctctctctgcgcGGTGAAAAAAATAACCGATATTGCAAACTTCTGTTTACTCTATGAGAGAAAGTTCTCGACTGCTACCGTTCGTATATTGAGATATGGAAAAAAAGTACGGGCAAAAGCGTAGCTCGCTTAAGCGTAACGCAAGGGTTGCTGGGCTTCTATTATTGCAAAACAGCGGTCGATGAGTTCTCGAGATTACGCTCTCCTGGGAGAGATATTACTCTTCCTTTTCCTTTTGTATTTACTTACTCGCCCCCACGAATTCTATGTTCACGTTTTATCAGCGAAATTACACTTTCTCAACGGTTCAACGCTCGAAGTATGTACAAGCTTGATTTAATCGCTAATTACGTATCTAATTGGTGatgagattattaaaatttgcttatCACTTCGgcgaattatttcattaattttcaagaataaagatatgattttagacaattttatttaaattttaattcaaactaGAAAGACTTTGTAAAACAcacagaaagaaataatattaaattaaattttaatacaaaggaagattatattattttcttacatgAAATAGTGCATTGATCATCGaatgcatttttatcaaatgttcTGCATTCTTTGCGGAATAAATTATGGAAGTTTACGGTGTGCTTCCCCCGAAAGAACAGCGCTCTTTCGCCGATAGGGAATCGAAATTCCACTTTTTGCCGAGTCCTCCTCGTAGGAAACTCAATTAGCGATCTTGTAGAATTAATCCCCAGCTGCAGGAGGCTGCATTCAAACGAGGTCCTCGAGGTTACATCACCCTTGGCGGAAAGAGTAACGGAGCTGATTGGCGTTCGCGCAAATAACTTCGTTACAAGTTCCGTCACGAGTGCGGTTCACGTGGATTTAGCTCCTGCGGTGTCTATCGAATCAGTTTCcgctatctttttctttttttttttccaactcAATTATCGGAAAACCCTGGAAAACCTTTGTCGCttctatgataaaatttacacgtgaatataaaacaagtgtttttaatttataaagatgtagataatttactaaaaaaaggcatacaattgtaattttaaatgtttattttttatcatgtaacgctcataaattcaattacagatatattgaaatagttaatctattaataataatatttttatctatgtatttctttttccaattattgcttcattttaaatttctgataacaaaatttatattttaatacaaattcttgaaaatataattatacgtttattattctcaagaaaactattaaatattaagtgatgtatcaaactttattattagtaaaatttttaacttgtatttgacatttattgtCTAAAGTAATTTAGATGTAACTATTCAGTTTTTTGAAAGTTGAGTTAGtttgatgaattaaatttactgTCACAGGAAGGTTTACCGCTGCATTCATAGAGTTAGCAAGGTACGATAAAAAATGGCCAACTATAACGTGGCTGGAAGACACAGAACACAGACTCTGCTAATTAATctggatataattaattgttgctTTTGATTATGCAGGTTGTTACGCCGCAGAAGTGCGGGGACGTCTACCTGTACGACCTCCCAGCCAGTCGGGGAAGTCCTGCGCCGCCCTCCAGACACGACTCACCCCTTAACTCGACGAACAATGAGCATTCGCACAATACAGGTACGTATTATTCACAAACTAAACATGCCGTCTGTAATTGAATGGTCGTTGTGATGAAGCCGTCTGCTAaagtttattcattaattgaaatattggtttatttcgcgaaaaaaactGCGATAGAATTTTTGGCTAGTTTATCGGtgaatgtgaaatttttaattaaaatcacagATGtacaatttctattattttacacatttttttgacagttttaaatataattttgaaatatatttttctcatctttaacatttattattttcaaatatttagtaTCCGTGTGATTTAAATGATCAAAATTCAGTCAAATTTTACAGCttatatacaggatattttttttgcaaaatatacaattacttttgagaataaaaatatatataaattttatacaaaataaaaattctttctctcgagtattgaatcttttttttataaattttatattgataaaatcatCTATTTATTTAGCACCATAAATGTAGTCTTTTATTATCACACTTtcgctaaatatataatagatccCGTTGTTCGTCGAACAAAGAGCTCCTGGGGACTTGTAGTAGAAATCTTACGAAACACTCCATTAAACACGCTCGAACAAGTTAGCTCACGAACACCCGGGAGACCTGATCCGAGAGAAATTTCTCTTCACCCCTTTTGTCAAATCGGCAAACTTCTACCTGCGCAGGGCGATATATCGGCAGCAGCAACAGCGCGCGGAATTCCGTCGACAACGGAGGTAGCGGCGATGCGAACGAGTGTTACGATGTACCGCCACGTGCGATCCCGGTGATATCGTCGCCGACGAGCAGCCCGAGCCCGGCCCCATCGTGCTATGACATCCCGAGGCCGCCCACATCCTGCACGCCTAACTCAAATTGCTCCGGCATCACCCCGTTGGATTGCTACGACGTGCCACGACCCCTGCAACCCCTCACACCCAGCAGCTCGGCCTCCAGTCTTACCAATGATGGATCCCTCAGTGGCTCGAACAGGTACGTTCGTTCGCATTTCGCGGACGAATTCCTCCCAAGTGTGGTGATTACAGGAATGCAAGTGATTTTTGCAGTGAGAGATACGAGAATCTTGGAAATTTACGTGCGTCCCAGAATCTAAAAGTTTTGGAATAAATTGAGAACTGAATAAAGTTTTAGAAATcctgagaaaaatattctaaagatACGAAAATTATGGaactatgaataaaaaaatctgaagaATTCAAGATTCCAATTTCTCACacacaaaattatcaataataaatttaaaaaatttttaatatttaatatctttttggcTGCGCCCACATGAATGATGTTCTGAATTCCAGATCGAGTTTGGCCGCTCCGGATTATGATGTACCTCGGCCACGTCTTCCAGTATCCTCGTTGCCGTCACGACACAACACTCCCATACCGAACACCCCGACGCCGCCGCCACCCTCGCAACAAATTTACGATGTACCAGTAAGCAAGGAGCTTCCGCTGGAGCTAGACTCTGCCCTGGAAGGTTTGCAGAGATTGCAGAACGAGGCGTCCGCCGCGATAGCAAGGTTACTGGGCTTCGTGAGCCCCGGCTGGAGAACGCCGCAGCGATTGGATGCCACCCTGATGGATCTGAGGCTGGCTGCTCTCAGACTCCGAACGTCTTTGCACGATCTAGCTGAATTCGCGGAAGGTGATTAATTACAGCTACGTTACTTTCatcgatttaatatatctttaaaaaaattcttggaaGATACcttcataatttcaaataagatatatagtGTCTTCATCACATGTTATAATTCTTCcaatttttgttaatcttatgaaataattcaaaagatataaatcacCCATAAATCtgcgcagaaaaaaaaattcgaaagataaattatattgttattatctcTACAATTCTTCGAATTCACGACACAattttatctacaatttttataaaaactttttaaaaattatatttatatatacattgctaaattttaaaaaattgtattttgcaCACAGGCACGCTAGGCAATGCAGGCAAAGCACCGGACAAAGGTCTAGCAACGAAATTACGACCACTAGTAAAAGCGCTTCGTGATTCCGACAAGCTCGTGCAGGAAGCCGCTACTGAATTGGACACGATGGAATGGGATGCGAGCAAGCTCTGCCGCGGCGGTGGCGATACACCAACACCTACTAACGGACCTCCGCCTTCGCTGCTACCGTCTGTACAGCCGGATCCCCTCGATCAGCTGATCGCGTGCGCCCGAGCGCTCACGGAAGATGTCCGTCAGGTTGCTAGTTTCATTCAGGTGAGCATCTTTCGCAGtcgtaatatatttgtcaCGGGTAATCACTTTCACAATCTCAAATGCAATGGATTCTAATCGAATCGCAATAACCCTGAAGAAAACATagaatgaattaatataaattgaaatgattaattaatataaatggaaaaatcaatcttcaaacttttttttttagaataatacatCACTTTGCCATGCAAATTCCGTACGGAATAAGAACGAATTCTTAAGTCTAAGTAgagaatcaatattttaagaattgaaATGGCTAAACAAGAATatgaagaaaaggaaataattagaaatctaAATCTTTTTCAGAGATTAGGAATTGAaaagtttagaaaataaatttttcgctcTTGTATAAGTTTTTCTACAtttcttttagaaataaattatatatagttttgatGACATTGATAAGAATCTTAAATCTTTGCTGCCAATGATAAAGAGGCTCTATGTATGCAGGGAAATTCTACGTTGCTTTTCAAACGAGCGTCGATCATTTCCACGGGTAGTAGCAACAATAGCGGCGCCGGGGAGGATTACGACTACGTGAATCTCGATTCGCGAGAGGTCGTGGCGAAACAGCGGGAAGAGCTACGAGCCTTGCTGCCGCAGGAGCTGCGCAGCAATTACGATCTGCTGGTATCCGAGGCGGACAATGCGACGATTCAGATGCCACCAACGACACCGACGCCCATGGATCCCAACGACAAGCAATTGTTGGCCTTCTATGCCGCACAGGTGATCACGCATGGCGCGCACCTGACTCACGCTATCGACGCTTTTCTGCAGACGGTCGAGCACAATCAACCACCCAAGGTGAGTTAAGTCGAAGTTCCTTGTAGTACTTATAGTGCCACCCACAGTGTATTTCTTcgcgtgaaaatatttgaagatatcGAGAGATTTATTCGAGATTGTTCGACGTTGATGACAAAATGACAGAGTGTCATTCTTGTCTCGACAAAatttgagattaaattatctgtagtcatctttttttaaacaataccAGTAACGTATTAGAATACATTTccagataatataattacaaaaggCATTTATTGCTTGATAATATTGGCTAAAGCAATGCAcaacattttatcattaagtttccgataaaaatagattagattaaatctgttgtaattattttagaaatttttataattcgtaatattttttattttccaaggGTATAATAAGCGCATTACGATGAAAGAATAGCGCTTAgtctgaatattattttttcaatatatcttgAAACGCATTAAATGGATATGTATATGAATCTCGATAACGATGATAGAAGAATAGATATCGGTATCAAGATACCTTAAATAAGCGCATgctaattgtatattttcattactttttcACGATGATCTCTTTTCCTTCACACATATATTGTAATCGCTATCGCGGTTATAGATAAACCGGTTAATAAAACAatggaaaatttgaaaaaaaaaacatcggagttaaaaaaattattttatctagatcataaaatatatcaaatataattacaactatgaattttagctttaaatattaataacaaaaaagtatttttttttttttttaagaataaaaacgtctcaacataaaaaaataaaattgagtttACTAACTTGTAACGCACgtataacagaaaaaataaatcttaataatatgaaattacaGGTTTTTCTGGCTCACGGTAAATTCGTCGTGCTGAGTGCACACCGGCTAGTGCACATTGGTGACACGGTGCACCGAAACGTAACGCGAAACGACGTGCGTACACGTGTTTTGCAATGCGCGAACGCTCTGAACGAGGCGCTCGCGCAAACCGTGCAGAAGACGAAGCAGGCCGCCCAGTTCTTCCCGAGCGTTACCGCAGTCCAGGAAATGGTCGACAGCGTCGTCGATGTCTCACACCTCGCTAAGGATCTCAAAGTCGCCATGATACAGTCCGCTCAACAgccttgaaaatttttgtcgcAACGCAGTCGCGTAACTACAAGTTCCTTGAATTGAAATGCAATCTTTACGattgataattctttttttttgttaaactcTAAGATTGTCTGGAAGATTCAAACACGACGCATTTTAGAATTTACACC from Cataglyphis hispanica isolate Lineage 1 chromosome 3, ULB_Chis1_1.0, whole genome shotgun sequence encodes the following:
- the LOC126848300 gene encoding breast cancer anti-estrogen resistance protein 1 isoform X2; protein product: MALTRGVLANDRTPATMLPQTPDIIPTTLNQGICPGNRLRLLVGQYDTGGCLIGSRADLTISEDGIQRHGKRRSWHVQPNRVVTPQKCGDVYLYDLPASRGSPAPPSRHDSPLNSTNNEHSHNTGRYIGSSNSARNSVDNGGSGDANECYDVPPRAIPVISSPTSSPSPAPSCYDIPRPPTSCTPNSNCSGITPLDCYDVPRPLQPLTPSSSASSLTNDGSLSGSNRSSLAAPDYDVPRPRLPVSSLPSRHNTPIPNTPTPPPPSQQIYDVPVSKELPLELDSALEGLQRLQNEASAAIARLLGFVSPGWRTPQRLDATLMDLRLAALRLRTSLHDLAEFAEGTLGNAGKAPDKGLATKLRPLVKALRDSDKLVQEAATELDTMEWDASKLCRGGGDTPTPTNGPPPSLLPSVQPDPLDQLIACARALTEDVRQVASFIQGNSTLLFKRASIISTGSSNNSGAGEDYDYVNLDSREVVAKQREELRALLPQELRSNYDLLVSEADNATIQMPPTTPTPMDPNDKQLLAFYAAQVITHGAHLTHAIDAFLQTVEHNQPPKVFLAHGKFVVLSAHRLVHIGDTVHRNVTRNDVRTRVLQCANALNEALAQTVQKTKQAAQFFPSVTAVQEMVDSVVDVSHLAKDLKVAMIQSAQQP
- the LOC126848300 gene encoding breast cancer anti-estrogen resistance protein 1 isoform X1, with the protein product MALTRGVLANDRTPATMLPQTPDIIPTTLNQQKCVKARALYDNIAEAPDELAFRKGDVLTVLEQNTAGLEGWWLCALRGRQGICPGNRLRLLVGQYDTGGCLIGSRADLTISEDGIQRHGKRRSWHVQPNRVVTPQKCGDVYLYDLPASRGSPAPPSRHDSPLNSTNNEHSHNTGRYIGSSNSARNSVDNGGSGDANECYDVPPRAIPVISSPTSSPSPAPSCYDIPRPPTSCTPNSNCSGITPLDCYDVPRPLQPLTPSSSASSLTNDGSLSGSNRSSLAAPDYDVPRPRLPVSSLPSRHNTPIPNTPTPPPPSQQIYDVPVSKELPLELDSALEGLQRLQNEASAAIARLLGFVSPGWRTPQRLDATLMDLRLAALRLRTSLHDLAEFAEGTLGNAGKAPDKGLATKLRPLVKALRDSDKLVQEAATELDTMEWDASKLCRGGGDTPTPTNGPPPSLLPSVQPDPLDQLIACARALTEDVRQVASFIQGNSTLLFKRASIISTGSSNNSGAGEDYDYVNLDSREVVAKQREELRALLPQELRSNYDLLVSEADNATIQMPPTTPTPMDPNDKQLLAFYAAQVITHGAHLTHAIDAFLQTVEHNQPPKVFLAHGKFVVLSAHRLVHIGDTVHRNVTRNDVRTRVLQCANALNEALAQTVQKTKQAAQFFPSVTAVQEMVDSVVDVSHLAKDLKVAMIQSAQQP